TCAATTCGATCCGGCACCTGCCCGTAGTGGACGAAAAGATGAACCTGAAGGGACTTCTCACGCTGGCCGATCTCAAACAGGCGCTGATACCCTCCATGATCGGGGATTTCACCCTCTCGGACCTGATGATCAAGAACCCCATTACCATATCTCCGGAAAGCGATGTCGAAATCGCGGCCCAGCTGATTTACAAACACAAAATCGGTGGACTGCCCGTGACGCGCGGACAAAAACTCGTCGGCATCATCACGGAATCGGATTTATTGCGGACCTTCATCGATATGATGGGCATTTTGTCCAGCAGTGCCCGGATCGATGTGACCACGGGAGAGGGACCGGGGGGGCTGAACAAAGCGATACAGATCATCCACAGCCTGGGCGGGGATATCATCAATGTCGGCATGACGGCTGAGCGAACGGCCAAACGCACCTATTATTTCAGATTGACACCATGTGACACCCAATCGATCAAGAAAGCATTGGAGGAGGATGGCTTCACCGTTCAGGCAGACATGGATTGATCATCGCCCTGTTTTAAAAAACCCTCCCCAAAGTCAAACTGAAATACCCCTTATACGCACCATCTTATCGAGATTTAAAGAAATTCTTCCGATCTCATTCTCAACCGGCGCTTGACATTTCTCACCATTTATGGATAATTTCGAAGCTTGCAGCATGATGTGCGCGTGCTTTGCCTGTCCGTCGTATCTTGATCACAAAATGGGCTTGATCTTATCGACAATGAGATGGTGGATGCATTGATTTCTATTCGTAGGGGTTGCGTTTACTGGGTCAGCATCGGCATCCTGTTGTTTGCAGCCCCCTGCCTGTCCTTCGCTGCACGACTCAAAGACATCCGCATTGGAGAATACGAAAAATTCACGCGAATTGTCTTTGAGTCGGACATCGAACCGGTAGACGCGCAAATCCGCGCTTTACCATCCGGACAACTCACGCTGGTCTTCAAGGAAACCCAGCCCGCCTTTATTCGAAAAATTCCCATCGACCGCGGCCATTTTATCCAGGATCTTCAAGTTCTCGTCCAGAAGGGTCAACTGGCGATCGTACTGGATTTCAACCGGCCATACGAGCGATGGAAAACGTTCGAACTGGACAGTCCCCCGCGCTTTGCGCTGGATATTTTCTGGCAGGCGGGGGCATCCATCCCGGAACCGGCCCGGGATTTACAGCCCCATCCCGAACCGCAGTCCATCGGCGACGGGCAAGCCAATCCAGCACCCGGATTTACCGAACCGCCTTTTGACAGCACAATTCCGGGAATCGACAGCGAGACCGCACCGCCCCCTGCATCCACCGAAAACTTACACTCAGATGTTTTGGACAATGAAACCATCATTACCGCCCAAGACCGCAACGCTTCGGCCCCACCTGAAAATGAAATAACACACGAAAGCACGGATCGCGCCCCGGCCAACGGCCAATCGGCGACACCCTCGGATGCCGAAAAGGGCATCGACAAATCGAGACCATCCGGGGTCGGACGCTTTCAATATTTTCTGATCCTCGCGTTGGTCGTTATCACGGTCGGTATTCTCTTTATCCTCATTTGGATGCTGGTGTCGAATCAGATATCGAGAAGAAAAGCAACGCCTCCAAAGATCGATGAGTCCCTGAAACACCAGGACGAGCGTATTGCCTCGATCAATGCACGCGTCCGGGAACAATTAAAGCGTTATGACGAGGTCTGATTCCGGAATGGGCGAACAAGACTTTGCATTGAACATGGGTCTCTCCGAAGAAGAACGGCGCGATCTTGAACGAATGATCGGGGAGTTCCGGCAGGCCCGCCCCTATGTCGAGCCGGATATGGCCTCGGTTCAGAAACAGATCGACGCGATCAACAAACGGATGGCCCATCTCACCAACATGTTTTTGATCATCGACCGCCGTATGAAGCCTTTATATGAAATCATGCGGCTGACATTCGAGAAAAGTGAAATATTAAACGAGCGTATAGACACGATACTGGAAGCCCTACGCAAGGGAGAGCCACTGTGACGTTGAAAATCCCTCTCGCACTTCCCACAGACCATCAATTCAGCATTATGCAGCGCATTCTCGACGGCACCCTGCCCATCGAGTCTCCTGAAGAGTTCGAAGAGATCCTCAAGATCTACACCGATGACCCGTTTTTATATCGAAGCTATGGGGATCTGCTCCAACGCCTTGGACGTGATGACGAAGCGGTTTCTATGTACGAGGAGGCGGCCGTTTTTTTCATTGCGAGAGGGTTGAACCTCCAGGCAATCGTATCCAAAATACTCGAATGGAGCATCCAAAAGCCCACGCACGAAGAAGGCCGGGCCTTCCATGCCCTGCTGCATGAAACGGGCAGCAACGAAACGCCGCTGCAACGGTTCTGGGCGGGGATGAGCTATGCCGAGTTGGTGGCCGTGATGCGTCGGATGGTCAGGGTAAAGGAGCGATCAGGGAAAACGATGCTGCGGGTCGATCAACCCAACAATGAGATCTTCTTCGTCGTCTCGGGTTTCCTGGCGGAAATGCCCTCGCCGGAATGTGTGATCGAAGCCCGCATGGCGGGTATCGATTACGAGCCGAAGCTGTTGGGTCCCAACGATATTTTCGGTAACATCTTCCCGCTGGATCGCGACAGCACGTCGGATACCGAAATCCGATCCGTTACGGACGTCGAACTGGTCAAGGTCACCAGGGCCGTGCTTCGCAACGCCGCCCAAAAGTATCCGAACATCGAAAGGCGGCTTCGGGCCTTGTACAAGCCCGAGTCCCGGGGAGTTTGCGACCGGGCATGGCAGACCGTTCGGCGGGCGATGCGCTACGGACTTCCCACCAAGGTGGAACTGCGCTGCCCGACCATGGCCGCCGGCCAAAACGAGATCGAAGAAACCGGAATCGCCATAGATCTTTCTATAGGGGGCATCTGTGTCGACCTGGGGGAAAAAGCAATCGACACAGATACGCCTGTGTTGAAAGGCCGGCTGGTGAACATGACATTGGATTTGCTCAACAAGGAAGCCGTCCTGAATCTGACCGGCAAAATTGTCTGGCAAAGGCACCAACCGACTGCCCAGGGCACATCGATACTCATCGGTATACGGTTCGACACCCTTAATCCCGTGGACCAGGAGGTGCTGATCGAATACTGCTCGGGCAGTGTCGGCGAGCAGAACCTGCTGCTCAGTCTATGGGACACGATGGTCAAAAACGAATAAGCCCCACACCGGAATGGAAGGACGCACGTGACGACTCACACACAGCAGAAATCGAGGCGAAAGCCGACCATTTGGGCCATCGGCGGCGGCAAAGGCGGTGTCGGCAAAAGCGTGGTCAGCATTTTACTGGCAATGGGGATCGCCAATCAGCAGATGAAAACCGTGCTGGTGGACACCGACCTGGGCGGGGCGAATCTGCATACCATGCTGGGGATCAAAACACCGGTACGGACGTTGAACGATTTCGTAACGCGCAAATACAATACCATCGAAGATATTTGCATCCCAACCCAGGTGCCTCATCTCTCCCTGGTGTGCGGCGCCAGCGAAATTCTCTCCCTGGCCAATCCCCAATACGCCCAAAAGACCAAAATCATGCAGAGTATCGCCAGCCTGCCGGTCGACCACGTCATTCTCGACCTGGGCGCCGGCAACTCGTACAATGTTTTGGACTTTTTTCTGATTGCCGACTATCCCATCGTCGTGCTGACCCCCCAACCCATCTCGATACAGAATGCGTATGCCTTTATCCGCAACACCGTGTATCGCAAGCTCAGCCGGGAAACCAGCCAGCAAACGTCACTGCAACATATCATCAGAAGCGCCATGGATCCCAAAAACGAAAGCCACATGAGGACATTCCGGGATCTGTACCAAACGGTTCGCAAATCTCACGGCGTCAAGATCGCGAATCACCTGGCCGGGGCCATCGGCACCATCAAACCGATGTTGATCACCAATATGGCAAAGGATGAACGGGACGACAACGCCGCCAGGATCATCAAATTGGTTGCGGAAAAGTATCTGACCGTTCAATCCACAGAGCTGGGCACGATTGAATACGACCTGCTCATCGACAAGATGATCTCCCAGATGACGCCGTTTTCCGAATTGTCACAAGGCAGCATCGCGCTTTCCAGTGTCGAACGAATTCTGTCTGAATTGAGGATTGTTTCTCATTAGATTTTTTTGATCAGGGTGTCCAATATCTCACGCTGATAGTAAGTCGTCTGATCGTACTGGATCCCGATACCATCGGGATAGATCTGGGAGACATGCCCCTTCACCTTGAATGGCAAGGGTTCATTGGCATTTGAGAGGGTGAAACACAAAGAGACAACCTGCCCTTCCTGGAACTTTTCTGCGGTTTCGATGAAGACCCCGCTGGCACTGATGTCTCGAATATAGCTTCGATAGGCTCTTCCCTGGGAGGCAAAATCGACCAGCAGGTAACAGGCCATGCGCGGATATGCCCGCACCCAATTGAAAGCGGGATCTTTCAATGCCCTTAGTCGTTTTAACAGCGTTCCTGTATCGGATTGCTTGAGCAGAACGAAGATCCTGGCCAGCATCATTTGCCTTTGCATCGGATCGTCGGTTACCGATTGCGATCTCACAGGATGGCCGCCGGATGAGCCCGGAGTGTTGCCGCCGTCCGGGTCCAGCGTTTCGAGCAGTAGTTTGAGCTCGTCATCTTTCATTTTATAGATGGATACGGCCAACCGCAAAAAGAGCGTGTGTTTTTCGACCTGGTCAGCTGAATCTGCCATGGCAGGGATCCCTTTCTACACCGTTACAAGGTTGCAGGGCGTTGCATATGTTTTCTCATATCGCACACTTGCGAGGAAAATCAAGCCCAACTGTTTGAAATCTCCCCAACCGTTCGCGCAAAACATCAAAAATCTGTTTTTGTTTGACACAAATCTCTGAATTCCCTATACTTCACTGAACTAAAAGGGGATTCTGCTCAACTTGGGAATAAAGGAGGAAGATCATTGTCCTATATACTCGATCAAGAACAGCTGGATGGTATCGAAGAGGTCTTGCAGAAGGACTTGATGGACCTTGGTCTAAAGTGCGTCATTCTTATTGACATGGCCGGCAACATCATTGCCAACCTGGACAATGGTCAGGTGGGTCATGACGTTTATTCCCTGGCGGCTCTGGCCGCTGGCAACTTCGGCGCGGTTTGCGCCATGGCTGCCATTATCGGCGAAGATGACTTTTCACTTCTTTTCCACAAGGGGAAAAGCGAGAACATCCATTTCAGCAAGGTGATGGATGATTTCCTTTTGGTGACCATTTTTGGAAACGACGTCTCGTTGGGTTATCTGCGTTTAAAGGTCGATGAGTCCATCGGCAAAATCAGCAAGATATTCGAATCGACCAAAAAGATCTGATTGCAGGCATATCCGTTGGTCTTCGAATAGACTCAGCAGCTAACCCAAAGGCGAGGATGCCCGCGTGGCAGTTATCAATATTCGCAAAAGCGAAGTCCAGATAAAGATCGTATACGTTGGACCGGGCCGTGGGGGTAAGACCAGTAATCTGGATTTTATCTTTGCAAGTATCCGGCATCGAATTCAGTCTGACATGGTCAGCATCAAGACGCATGGTGATCGAACGCTGTTCTTCGATTTTCTTCCTTTTGAGCTCGGGCAAATCCAGGGATACAAAATCAAGACCCAGCTTTACACCGTGCCGGGACAAGTCAAATACAATGCGACCCGGAAACTGGTCCTCAAGGGAGTCGACGGGATCGTGTTCGTAGCAGATTCCATGCAGGTGATGCGCGAAAAAAATATCATGGCCATGGAAAACCTCAAAGAGAATCTGGCATTTTACGGCATCGATCTATACAACAAATTTCCGATTGTGCTTCAGTACAATAAACGTGATCTCGCCGACGAGGGAATCGCCCTGCTCGATATCGAGACGATGGAAAAGGACTTGAATTCGGTCTTGAAGGCGCCCTGCTTCGAGGCCAGCGCCATTAAAGGCCACAACGTGATCCCCACGGTGAAGAAGGCGATTTCTTTAACGATTGTATCTCTCCAGGAACA
This Desulfatitalea tepidiphila DNA region includes the following protein-coding sequences:
- a CDS encoding CBS domain-containing protein codes for the protein MKIRSLMVPDPITVTAKKTVGEALEVMKLNSIRHLPVVDEKMNLKGLLTLADLKQALIPSMIGDFTLSDLMIKNPITISPESDVEIAAQLIYKHKIGGLPVTRGQKLVGIITESDLLRTFIDMMGILSSSARIDVTTGEGPGGLNKAIQIIHSLGGDIINVGMTAERTAKRTYYFRLTPCDTQSIKKALEEDGFTVQADMD
- a CDS encoding PilZ domain-containing protein — protein: MTLKIPLALPTDHQFSIMQRILDGTLPIESPEEFEEILKIYTDDPFLYRSYGDLLQRLGRDDEAVSMYEEAAVFFIARGLNLQAIVSKILEWSIQKPTHEEGRAFHALLHETGSNETPLQRFWAGMSYAELVAVMRRMVRVKERSGKTMLRVDQPNNEIFFVVSGFLAEMPSPECVIEARMAGIDYEPKLLGPNDIFGNIFPLDRDSTSDTEIRSVTDVELVKVTRAVLRNAAQKYPNIERRLRALYKPESRGVCDRAWQTVRRAMRYGLPTKVELRCPTMAAGQNEIEETGIAIDLSIGGICVDLGEKAIDTDTPVLKGRLVNMTLDLLNKEAVLNLTGKIVWQRHQPTAQGTSILIGIRFDTLNPVDQEVLIEYCSGSVGEQNLLLSLWDTMVKNE
- a CDS encoding P-loop NTPase → MTTHTQQKSRRKPTIWAIGGGKGGVGKSVVSILLAMGIANQQMKTVLVDTDLGGANLHTMLGIKTPVRTLNDFVTRKYNTIEDICIPTQVPHLSLVCGASEILSLANPQYAQKTKIMQSIASLPVDHVILDLGAGNSYNVLDFFLIADYPIVVLTPQPISIQNAYAFIRNTVYRKLSRETSQQTSLQHIIRSAMDPKNESHMRTFRDLYQTVRKSHGVKIANHLAGAIGTIKPMLITNMAKDERDDNAARIIKLVAEKYLTVQSTELGTIEYDLLIDKMISQMTPFSELSQGSIALSSVERILSELRIVSH
- a CDS encoding PilZ domain-containing protein, which encodes MADSADQVEKHTLFLRLAVSIYKMKDDELKLLLETLDPDGGNTPGSSGGHPVRSQSVTDDPMQRQMMLARIFVLLKQSDTGTLLKRLRALKDPAFNWVRAYPRMACYLLVDFASQGRAYRSYIRDISASGVFIETAEKFQEGQVVSLCFTLSNANEPLPFKVKGHVSQIYPDGIGIQYDQTTYYQREILDTLIKKI
- a CDS encoding roadblock/LC7 domain-containing protein codes for the protein MSYILDQEQLDGIEEVLQKDLMDLGLKCVILIDMAGNIIANLDNGQVGHDVYSLAALAAGNFGAVCAMAAIIGEDDFSLLFHKGKSENIHFSKVMDDFLLVTIFGNDVSLGYLRLKVDESIGKISKIFESTKKI
- a CDS encoding GTP-binding protein; translated protein: MAVINIRKSEVQIKIVYVGPGRGGKTSNLDFIFASIRHRIQSDMVSIKTHGDRTLFFDFLPFELGQIQGYKIKTQLYTVPGQVKYNATRKLVLKGVDGIVFVADSMQVMREKNIMAMENLKENLAFYGIDLYNKFPIVLQYNKRDLADEGIALLDIETMEKDLNSVLKAPCFEASAIKGHNVIPTVKKAISLTIVSLQEHLK